Proteins encoded within one genomic window of Corynebacterium aurimucosum:
- a CDS encoding DUF6891 domain-containing protein: MTTSHAMFSSSFPPSEDLLVSGTLRNDISLHLCHGHSRQDIHNDFFELLDDPSDWKSTRQEPFPEDFDAIIDEVAAEYAQKVTEKSADAQRLDALRDELQQRNLAFSFDEGWDASDGAECGAEQAEEDDAAGYVYCHMQDVDRLIHTGDLFFGFGTMKTDDELSTPASVGEQLVEALRAVGFNPTWDGNPNARVLCQGLVVEFPLAEDLTNA, encoded by the coding sequence ATGACTACCTCACACGCCATGTTCTCCAGTTCCTTCCCACCCTCCGAGGATCTCTTAGTCTCCGGAACCCTTCGCAACGACATCTCGCTGCATCTGTGCCACGGCCATTCACGCCAGGACATTCACAACGACTTCTTCGAGCTTCTCGACGATCCCTCTGATTGGAAGAGCACCCGCCAGGAACCGTTCCCAGAAGATTTCGACGCCATCATCGACGAAGTTGCCGCCGAATACGCTCAAAAAGTTACAGAAAAGTCTGCTGATGCACAGCGCCTCGACGCCCTTCGGGATGAGCTGCAACAGCGCAACCTAGCTTTCAGCTTCGACGAGGGGTGGGACGCCTCCGACGGCGCTGAGTGCGGAGCCGAACAAGCGGAAGAAGACGATGCCGCAGGATATGTTTATTGCCACATGCAGGACGTCGACAGGCTGATTCACACCGGCGACCTCTTCTTCGGTTTCGGCACCATGAAAACCGATGACGAGCTCAGCACGCCAGCAAGCGTTGGCGAGCAACTCGTCGAAGCGCTGCGCGCTGTTGGTTTCAACCCCACCTGGGACGGCAACCCTAACGCACGTGTGCTCTGCCAAGGCCTAGTTGTCGAATTTCCCCTCGCGGAGGACCTCACCAACGCCTAA
- the trhA gene encoding PAQR family membrane homeostasis protein TrhA, whose protein sequence is MADRGPRPLTRGWGHLFAALASLIASTVLITFAWMTLPWWQGLAVTVYGVGVVGLFTVSALYHRWPWVSMRAVQWWRRADHATISVFIAATYTPLCAIVLEPTQALWMLTAAWVGATMGVVLNLVWINHPRWLDVVVYLVLGWLILPLLPNLWHSAGPAVVWLLFAGGVVYSVGALMYGFKWPGRNARWYGYHEHFHTATIAAAVVHMVAIWMVVAG, encoded by the coding sequence ATGGCGGACCGCGGCCCGCGCCCATTAACGCGCGGCTGGGGTCACCTCTTTGCTGCGCTTGCGTCCCTGATCGCATCGACAGTGTTGATTACCTTTGCGTGGATGACGCTGCCGTGGTGGCAGGGGTTAGCAGTAACGGTGTATGGCGTCGGCGTGGTTGGCCTCTTTACAGTCTCGGCGCTGTACCACCGCTGGCCATGGGTATCGATGCGTGCTGTGCAGTGGTGGCGGCGTGCTGATCACGCGACGATTTCGGTGTTCATCGCGGCGACCTACACGCCGCTGTGTGCCATCGTGCTGGAGCCCACGCAGGCGCTATGGATGCTGACTGCTGCGTGGGTGGGCGCCACCATGGGGGTTGTCTTGAACTTGGTGTGGATTAATCATCCGCGGTGGCTGGACGTGGTGGTCTATCTCGTGCTGGGTTGGCTCATCCTGCCTCTGTTGCCGAATCTGTGGCACTCCGCAGGGCCGGCCGTGGTGTGGCTGCTTTTTGCGGGTGGCGTGGTCTATTCAGTGGGGGCGCTGATGTACGGCTTCAAGTGGCCGGGTCGCAACGCACGTTGGTATGGCTACCACGAGCACTTTCACACCGCGACGATTGCCGCGGCGGTGGTGCACATGGTAGCCATCTGGATGGTTGTTGCGGGCTAG
- a CDS encoding alpha/beta hydrolase, whose amino-acid sequence MLSFVSRSRRTAALFAATMVALGAASAGVGSASAQSSTIGEVSSRVTNPQPWLGDKAFITSKRHMGGNHWVVDVWSPANHAVISNNVLLPEGDKPRPSFYLLPGVEGGQAGMNWMTHSDIRHWAVGKNVNVVMPLGGAYSLYTDWNAEDPILGVNKWSTYMTAELPPLIDAEFHGTGRDAIGGISSTGGAALDIAGHAPQRYKAAASYSGCPVRSGAIGFPTSTAMIAYGGGSSFNAWGLPGSPQWFEHDPNANPGRLRDVEVFVGSASGTPGPIDGTNSPAQWLGPRAVEMVANQCSEEFTRNARNAGVRVNRYFSPQGSHTFNLFSHQMKLSWDQTIARTIGA is encoded by the coding sequence ATGCTTTCCTTTGTCTCACGCTCTCGCCGCACCGCGGCGCTGTTCGCAGCTACCATGGTGGCGCTGGGAGCGGCGTCGGCAGGCGTCGGCTCCGCCTCTGCACAGTCCAGCACCATCGGCGAGGTTTCCTCGCGCGTGACCAACCCGCAGCCCTGGCTCGGTGACAAGGCCTTCATTACCTCTAAGCGCCACATGGGCGGCAACCACTGGGTGGTGGACGTCTGGTCCCCGGCCAATCATGCGGTGATTTCTAATAACGTCCTGCTCCCTGAGGGCGATAAGCCGCGCCCCTCCTTCTACCTGCTGCCCGGCGTGGAGGGCGGCCAGGCCGGCATGAACTGGATGACGCACTCCGATATCCGCCACTGGGCCGTGGGCAAGAACGTCAACGTGGTGATGCCGCTTGGCGGCGCTTACTCTCTCTACACCGATTGGAATGCCGAGGATCCGATCCTGGGCGTGAACAAGTGGAGCACCTACATGACCGCTGAGTTGCCCCCGCTGATCGACGCCGAATTCCACGGCACCGGCCGCGATGCCATCGGCGGCATTTCTTCTACTGGCGGCGCCGCACTCGACATCGCCGGCCACGCCCCACAGCGCTACAAAGCCGCAGCCTCCTACTCCGGTTGTCCGGTGCGCTCCGGTGCAATTGGTTTCCCTACCTCCACCGCGATGATTGCCTACGGCGGCGGCTCCTCCTTCAATGCCTGGGGCCTGCCAGGCTCCCCGCAGTGGTTCGAGCACGACCCCAACGCCAACCCCGGACGCCTGCGCGACGTCGAGGTCTTCGTGGGCTCGGCCTCCGGCACCCCGGGCCCCATCGATGGCACCAACAGCCCCGCCCAGTGGCTGGGCCCCCGCGCGGTAGAGATGGTGGCCAACCAGTGCTCGGAGGAATTCACCCGCAACGCCCGCAACGCCGGGGTGCGCGTGAACCGCTACTTCAGCCCCCAGGGTTCGCACACCTTCAACCTCTTCTCCCACCAGATGAAGCTGAGTTGGGACCAGACCATCGCCCGCACTATCGGCGCCTAA
- a CDS encoding Abi family protein, with protein sequence MSSTLKPAATIGEHILRLQSRGMKIDRALAEQWFSHVSYYRLSAYWYPARQFTEDGTSRISSFVDGTDFADVVSLYEADRKLRTLIHDGMERIEVAMRTKLVELLCTRHPNDPTFYLRSDDFRPNFDHVSWLSTAYGRLARAKKSDAVKHYIDEYGGQYPMWVVAEVLDFSDISKLYAGLGSNDQRSISEALNIKINFSSLNRNQKQRLTKKHPLASWLEQLTVIRNTCAHHGRLWNRSFAPAPTEVIRNNGNLHILPENQSEKLFGALIIMAHLLRTVSPGTTWPEKVVALLNGHFLTNPLVEKASIGIHGNWDEETI encoded by the coding sequence ATGTCTTCTACGCTCAAGCCAGCAGCGACCATTGGCGAACACATTCTTCGCCTGCAAAGCCGCGGCATGAAGATCGACAGAGCTTTAGCTGAACAATGGTTTTCACACGTCAGCTACTACCGGCTTTCCGCCTATTGGTATCCGGCTAGACAGTTCACTGAAGACGGAACTAGCCGAATTAGCAGCTTCGTCGATGGTACTGACTTTGCCGACGTCGTCTCCTTATATGAAGCCGATCGGAAACTCCGTACCCTGATTCATGATGGTATGGAGCGAATCGAGGTTGCGATGCGCACCAAGCTCGTCGAGCTACTGTGTACTCGACACCCCAATGATCCTACTTTCTATCTCCGTTCAGACGACTTTCGGCCAAACTTTGACCACGTGTCGTGGCTGAGTACAGCGTACGGTCGGCTTGCGAGAGCGAAGAAGAGCGACGCCGTGAAGCACTACATTGATGAATACGGTGGACAGTATCCCATGTGGGTTGTGGCTGAAGTGCTCGATTTTTCGGACATTTCAAAGCTCTATGCAGGCTTAGGATCCAACGATCAACGGTCAATTTCGGAAGCGCTGAATATAAAGATCAACTTCTCTAGTTTGAATAGGAATCAGAAGCAAAGACTTACGAAGAAACATCCGCTGGCGAGTTGGCTCGAGCAGCTAACTGTCATTCGGAATACATGTGCCCACCATGGAAGGCTGTGGAATCGTTCATTTGCTCCGGCTCCAACTGAGGTTATCCGGAACAATGGAAACCTACACATCCTTCCAGAGAATCAAAGTGAGAAGTTATTCGGCGCTTTGATAATCATGGCGCATTTACTGCGGACTGTGTCTCCTGGAACCACGTGGCCTGAAAAAGTAGTGGCCTTGTTAAATGGACACTTCCTCACCAATCCTCTTGTCGAAAAAGCCAGTATCGGTATTCATGGCAACTGGGATGAAGAAACAATTTAA